The following coding sequences are from one Lolium rigidum isolate FL_2022 chromosome 6, APGP_CSIRO_Lrig_0.1, whole genome shotgun sequence window:
- the LOC124668237 gene encoding acidic endochitinase-like: protein MACKLGWSPLLPILLLAGMAGISRAGNIAVYWGQNGGEGTLADACNSGLYAYVMISFLSTFGNGQTPAINLAGHCDPPSNNCNVFSSDITTCQSNGVKVLLSLGGGSGNYGLSSTEDAQSVATYLWDNFLGGSSASRPLGDAVLDGIDFDIETGNPAHFDELATFLSQYSAQGKKVYLTAAPQCPYPDASLGPALQTGLFDDVWVQFYNNPQCEYPGGDLQGAWNTWTSSVKVSGSFYLGVPASTAAAGSGYISPADLTSAVLPGVKTAGNYGGIMVWDRNNDVQNNYSSQVKDSV, encoded by the coding sequence ATGGCTTGTAAGCTCGGGTGGTCTCCTCTCCTCCCCATTCTCCTCCTGGCCGGCATGGCTGGCATCTCCCGTGCGGGCAACATCGCCGTCTACTGGGGCCAGAATGGAGGCGAGGGCACCCTCGCCGATGCCTGCAACTCCGGCCTCTATGCGTACGTGATGATCTCCTTCCTCAGCACCTTCGGCAATGGCCAGACCCCGGCCATCAACCTCGCCGGACACTGCGATCCACCCTCCAACAACTGCAACGTCTTCAGCTCCGACATCACGACGTGCCAGTCCAACGGCGTCAAGGTGCTCCTCTCcctcggcggcggctccggcaactACGGCCTCTCCTCCACGGAGGACGCCCAGAGCGTCGCCACCTACCTGTGGGACAACTTCCTCGGAGGCAGCTCGGCTTCGCGCCCGCTCGGCGACGCCGTGCTGGACGGCATCGACTTCGACATCGAGACCGGCAACCCCGCGCACTTCGACGAGCTGGCCACGTTCCTGTCCCAGTACAgcgcgcaaggtaagaaggtgtaCCTGACGGCGGCGCCGCAGTGCCCGTACCCGGACGCGTCGCTGGGGCCGGCGCTGCAGACGGGGCTCTTCGACGACGTGTGGGTGCAATTCTACAACAACCCGCAGTGCGAGTACCCCGGCGGCGACCTGCAGGGCGCGTGGAACACGTGGACAAGCAGCGTGAAGGTGTCTGGGAGCTTCTACCTGGGCGTCCCCGCCTCGACGGCCGCCGCCGGGAGCGGGTACATTTCGCCCGCTGACCTGACGTCCGCGGTGCTCCCCGGTGTGAAGACCGCCGGCAACTATGGTGGGATCATGGTCTGGGACCGCAACAACGATGTGCAGAACAACTACAGCAGCCAGGTGAAGGATAGTGTCTGA